In Waddliaceae bacterium, the genomic stretch ATCGAGGCTGTCTTATACCCATGATTGCGACCTATACTTTGCCATAGGTTTTTTGCAGTGGTACAGGTGCGAAGATGAAAGACGAGCGAATGTTAAAACATTCGCGAGGATAGAAGCAAAGTAGATGTGCTACTGCAAAAAGAAATATGGTAAAGCAAGATAAGGACAAACGAATAAATAAAAATAATAAAAAATAGCCGGAGCTTAAGGTGTTTGCCTTTAGGCAAATAAAGCTTCTTGCTTAAATTTTTAAAAAAGAAAAAAGGCCCTGTTTCCTATAGCATCCATAGTGTCAGGCAACCTGACTCATTTTGCTCCTCGCGAATAGTTACAACTATTCGCTTGTCGCTCACTGAGCCATCTTGCCCGACTCTATAGCGCTAAAGGAAATATAGGTCGCAATCATGGGTTATATGAATAAGAAGTTCTTCGAAGATACAAAAAATTATATCGTAGCATATATCATACAGAAGATGATGCGTCTAATCGTTAAGACCTGCACCTTCGACGTTCGCGGCCTCGACAACTTCCGTGACACCGTTGCAAACAACAAGACGATCCTCGCTCTATGGCACAACCGTCTTCCTCTCATGCCACGCTTTGTCAAGATGTTCACCCCTGATATCGACTATGCCGCCGTAATAAGTAAAAGTAGAGACGGCAGATTGCTGACGAACATTATAGACCGTTCGTTCCCCAATGTAGATACTATCCTCGTACCACACAATGCCAAGCACAAAGCTTTAAAGGCGTTGATCGAAGCTCTCAAGGAAAATAAAGTCGTTATTATTACCCCAGACGGCCCTCGTGGGCCACGATATGAAGTCAAACATGGAGTGGTTTTTGGTGCAAAAAAAGCACAAGCGCATATCGTCCCATTCTCATGGGCAACCACATCGTGTTGGAAATTAAGCACCTGGGATAAGATGATGATCCCTAAGCCTTTTTCTACGATAGAGGTAACTTTCGGTGAGACTTTTGTTCCCGATAGCGAAGTTTCTCTTGAAGAAAACGCCAAAAATCTAGAAAAACGTTTACACATTTGAATAGCGGATAGGAATTATCTATACGCTAAACACTATCCCTATACGCTATTAGAACCTATTCTTCTGAAGCTTCTTTTTTTACTGCTTCTCTGCCTTTGTAATCGCCACATGATGGGCATATTCTATGCGGCATACGCGGGCTATCACATTTTGGGCATTGATTATGGCTCTGTGCTTTTTTAGCATGATGAGATCTACGGTTGTTTTTGTGAGCGTTAGACACTCTATTACGTGGTACTGCCATTGTTCTTCCTATAATATCTCTGCAAAAGGACGTTGCCCTTCGCATTTTTGTTTATTTCCTGAATTTTTCAAATATCTTTGTATAGCCTTTCTCTCTGGGCACTCCCCTTTGCAACATTCCGCAAACAACGGCACTTCAAGAAGCAGAGCCTCACGAAGTTCATCTACGAAAGTATAGACTCCTGTTTTTATCGCTTCGAAGCCTTCGACTAAGGTAAACTTCCCTACAATATCAACGTCAGACATGCCATTACATACCGAGCATGGAACCGTCGCCACTGTCTTTGCCGTGATATCGACAAAGAGATTATCTCCAACGAGATACGCCTCACCTTCGACAAAAACCGGGGCTTTGAAGAAGAGCTCTTTCTCTGAGACCTCAAGAAACTCTGGAGAACATGTCTCGCAAATTATTTCTTTGCTGCCACCTCTAAGTCTATCAACATATATTTTAAAAGTCTCGTTCACTATACAATATCTTATTTTTTTACAAGAATACTATACCTCAAAAAAGGTTTTATTCCTAGAAAAATCAATACTACAATATCTATGGCCTTACGACAAAGAAATTATTTACTGGTAAATATCGCATTTTTCTTCTATTATGTATCTTAAAAAGATAAAATTACCCCCCTATCCCATAAATTATGGAAGAAATATTACTTAACATAGAAAGTAAAGAGCGCCGTTATGCTCATCTTAAGAACGGCAAGCTCTACGACCTTGTTGTCGAGAGGAAGAAATCTCGCCAGCTTACCGGCAACATATATAAAGGCAAGGTCATCAACATCTTGCAGAATATACAGTCTGCCTTTATCGACATCGACGAGGGTGAGAATGGTTTCATCCACATCTCCGACATCCTCGAGAATACAGCGAAGTTCGAGAAAATGTTCGACATGGATTTCGACGCCAAAGCTTCTGCTAAAGACGACGCTACTTCTTCGCAAGACATCGTAAAACTTCTCGATGTTGACCAGCCCGTCCTTGTTCAGGTTGTCAAGGAGCCTATTGGCAGCAAGGGTGCGCGTCTTACCTCCAACGTATCCATTGCCGGAAGGTATCTTGTCCTTCTGCCGAACACTCCTCATCGTGGAGTGTCTCGTAAGATTGAAGACCGCAACATCCGCGACAGGCTGAAGAGGACCATCAGGGCTTTCGAGATGCCTCAGGATATGGGTCTTATCTGCAGGACAGCGAGCAGACAGGCGACGACGGAGATGCTTATCGCCGAGGCTACCGAGCTTCTTACGTCGTGGAATGAAGTCATGGAAAAGTTCAACAAAAGTCCTGCTCCGAATCTTCTTTTCGAGGAGTCTGACCTTATAAAACGTTCTGTCATCACTGCAATCGACAAAAAGCTCACTCGCCTTCTCATTGACGACTATGATA encodes the following:
- a CDS encoding lysophospholipid acyltransferase family protein; translated protein: MGYMNKKFFEDTKNYIVAYIIQKMMRLIVKTCTFDVRGLDNFRDTVANNKTILALWHNRLPLMPRFVKMFTPDIDYAAVISKSRDGRLLTNIIDRSFPNVDTILVPHNAKHKALKALIEALKENKVVIITPDGPRGPRYEVKHGVVFGAKKAQAHIVPFSWATTSCWKLSTWDKMMIPKPFSTIEVTFGETFVPDSEVSLEENAKNLEKRLHI
- the rpmF gene encoding 50S ribosomal protein L32 produces the protein MAVPRNRVSNAHKNNRRSHHAKKAQSHNQCPKCDSPRMPHRICPSCGDYKGREAVKKEASEE